The Pseudomonas parafulva genome window below encodes:
- a CDS encoding peptidylprolyl isomerase, with protein MARATARHILVSTEDKCNELKAQIEAGADFGEIAKANSSCPSSRQGGDLGSFGPGQMVKEFDTVVFSAPVNTVQGPVKTQFGYHLLEVTSRQD; from the coding sequence ATGGCACGTGCCACCGCCCGTCACATCCTCGTCAGCACCGAAGACAAGTGCAACGAACTCAAAGCCCAGATCGAAGCCGGTGCCGACTTCGGCGAAATTGCCAAGGCCAACTCCAGTTGCCCCTCCAGCCGCCAAGGCGGCGACCTGGGTTCCTTCGGCCCCGGTCAGATGGTCAAGGAATTCGATACCGTGGTGTTCAGCGCGCCGGTCAACACCGTGCAAGGTCCGGTGAAGACCCAGTTCGGCTATCACCTGCTGGAAGTGACCAGCCGCCAGGACTGA